The following proteins are co-located in the Tepidamorphus gemmatus genome:
- a CDS encoding glutathione S-transferase N-terminal domain-containing protein: protein MPNPIELYYWPTPNGWKITIFLEEAGLPYVVKYVNIGRGEQFDPAFLAISPNNRMPAIVDPDGPDGRPISVFESGAILQYLGRKTGKFYPADERARVEVEEWLMWQVAGLGPMLGQNHHFRNYAPEKIPYAIRRYEDEANRLYGVLNTRLKGREYVAGDYSIADMAIVAWTRGWQQQGIDIAEFPEVGAWLGRILARPAVQRALAVGEDKRMNLAEDKEAQKVLFGQRARG from the coding sequence ATGCCGAATCCCATCGAACTCTATTACTGGCCCACCCCGAACGGCTGGAAGATCACCATCTTTCTCGAGGAGGCCGGGCTTCCCTACGTGGTGAAATACGTCAACATCGGCCGCGGCGAGCAGTTCGATCCGGCCTTCCTGGCGATTTCCCCCAACAACCGCATGCCGGCGATCGTCGATCCGGACGGCCCGGACGGCCGGCCGATCTCCGTGTTCGAATCCGGCGCCATCCTCCAGTATCTCGGACGCAAGACCGGGAAGTTCTATCCTGCCGACGAGCGCGCCCGGGTCGAGGTCGAGGAATGGCTGATGTGGCAGGTGGCGGGCCTCGGCCCGATGCTCGGCCAGAACCACCACTTCCGCAACTACGCCCCCGAGAAGATCCCCTATGCGATCAGGCGCTACGAGGACGAGGCGAACCGCCTCTACGGCGTCCTCAACACGCGCCTCAAGGGCCGCGAATACGTGGCCGGCGACTATTCGATTGCCGATATGGCGATCGTCGCCTGGACGCGCGGCTGGCAGCAACAGGGCATCGACATCGCCGAATTCCCCGAGGTCGGGGCCTGGCTCGGTCGCATCCTGGCGCGTCCCGCGGTCCAGCGGGCGCTGGCAGTGGGCGAGGACAAGCGGATGAACCTCGCGGAGGACAAGGAGGCTCAGAAGGTGCTGTTTGGCCAGCGCGCGCGGGGCTGA